The genomic region CGTCCATTTCTTCGCTAAATTCAGAAACTGTGGAATACTAAATTTTGCGGGAAATGACGTCgaatcatttcaaaatttagtcaaaacgtTCTAACAAAAAtggtcaattaaaaaaaaacgtttgttaCAAAGTGATTCAATTataagtggatttcacttcttgAAAACTAGATTTCATTTCGATTTCCGATCAGTTTTGGAAAAATTGCTCTCACTTCTTCATTTTAtgaccattttcaataaaatttgaagtaTTGCTCTCACTTCTTCATTTTAtgaccattttcaataaaatttgaaatattaacctttatGAAGCATAAtccaaaatttataaaataatttttatttattaatcaaaaaGAATGTGTTCTGAGTGGTTCTCACGTTTATAGTGGGTTTGggttcctgtatcaccccgcaccgcacttatctataaaaatgttcaatagGAAGTACCCTTATTCCTCAGGAACAAGAAAAAACGCTCCATTAGTGCTCAGgtaaccgtctccgtggcctagtggttaagcgtccgcctacggagcgggaggtcgtgggtttgatccctggccgcgtcataccaaaagacgttacaaattggtacaagtagttcccttgcctggcgctccgcatttaaagggtagtgcttggaaaagtggtgtactcagtactggtttaacaccgagcacgtaaaaaaACAAGGgatctcttcgaaaaagagctagagtgtcgcacccggacttccttgtatcccaccactgtctcttcagtgtgctgtcccttcagcaaaaacaaaggaccccgttggaaataagtgcttgcactttcacgggttatccttgaccgcaaggtctaaagaaatacatacatacaggtAAGTGGGGGCCGCTCACCTGCAGACATTTTGGCCAACTTAGGTTCTAAGTGGTGCATTCGGGTAtcgtatttatattttttacgatATTCACGGAATTTAAAGGTCCCTGGGAATTGGGGGTCGGGTCCCCACCATTTCACATCGACACAATTATGAAGGTGTCGAGTCAAGGTCAGTCGTGTATAGGGATACATGTACCTTTACCATGATTCGATTAGAAAAATGAAGTTCGATTTAATACATTGTCAACtgtctcaataaaaaaaaaatgttcttatgattgacagacatgttttcacatgttcaatacactgtaaatcaaaaatttcattattcctgaaacttttataccttaagtatctattcttgcttgattaaTCATTtagcattcggagctcctcggccattttatcgaaaacaacctagtTCCGAAtgatcatttagagtagagattaaagcataaaccgctgccctatagttgaaaggtcattttggaagaactgtcatggcggacggtgcaatttttagagtttgtttttcaagtggagtgatttttcttaggaataacttgaccccccccccttttttggcttaaagggtaatttaaagcttgtactttaagaatatatgtggttatcatagcctgcattcgcctttaaattttgtctaaaaattataattttacattgaattatatagggaataacaatgatggtgtgtaacctaaacaGGGTAACCTCACGTATGTGGACTATAGCAGCATGGCCTTGGCTAGAACATATCGTGACTGATACTTCCACTTTGAGCACCGCCCATCTATAGTCCGTTAACATCAACAATCAtctatatgatataataaactACTTGCAGCAACTTGTAATTTAATTTCAAGTTGTCAATcagtaattgtttttaaaactgtttggtttaacaagtatttatttcagataGTATATACATCAATCATGAGTAGTATACCTTATAAATAACGAAATCAAATAATAGTGAATTCAAATATAGTAAGAACAATGCTAACAATAGTATACATTCTACAgagtattgaaaaataacaagaacaaaCGGGTTTTTACTTATTGAATCGACTGGCAAAAACAACGCTGCTTTCAAAGATATAGATGATGatgtttctaaaacaaaatagtgtggAATTTTTACttaacatttaagaaatagGTACACGATATGTATCATTGctggagagagagagagagagagagggagagagagagagagagagagagagagagagagagaaagagagagagagagagagtagATGAAAGTAGATGTACTCCTAATTTAGTGAACTTTAATGTGTGATTTTATGCAACTGTATAAGTGAAGTGGGCGCCTGGCTGTCCTTGTCTTGACGTTTACATTGACACATGCACATAGACTATTCCCGGCCCGTAGAAATATGTCTAAACTACCACTATAATGCAGAGAGTATGGGATAGAAGTTTTAAGTTACCATTGGTCTATGTACCAGCtagataattaataaaattgacaCAGTATTAAGCACTAAAATGAAGTGAGAAAAAATTTCAATCACAAAATCTCTACCcagtatataattatagaaataCGAAACCGGCTGTCATAACAAACTGGCACACAAACAAGACTGGCACAAAAACAAGACGGTCATGGATATTATATTCACTAACTAATGACAGGAGAACATAAGTATTAATTATTGTGTAACATTATTATTGCACTAATAATTGTCAATTTATTTATctcaaaaaagttttaaaacgtTTGGCATATGggcatgttattttatgttgaaGTGGGACGCATTTCAGTAAGTTATTTAGTGTATATGTACATTTGAATAACAGTTCATGTAAATCCAGAAACACTTGCAATATATAAGCCCCTTGTTTAAATATGAGTAATAAACGAACAAAAAACATCGATATTTCAATGCTATTCCTTGCTTATAATGGAATATACACAGTGTATCGCAAACGTAACATGactatgttcatgtatattcaatatatatataccaaggACGAGAATTCATTTTGCGTTTATGATTGTTGACCGATTTCTTTCAGGGAAACAGGATCTAGGTACATTCTCATCAAAATGTAAGAAATGACCTATGTCTGCAGTGTCTTAAATAGCTTTAGTATATTGTTGACAGTAAATCTctcaaatgaataaatttcttttattcaatTCAGCCATTCTGTTTTGAattgagtttattttttttacaaaatgtttccAGTCTCCATTACTCGTTGAATTGCCGGTCTCCGTGGTATCTTCTCGTGCAATTAGATTGTCTGTTTCTGACCAGCCATCTGGGTCGTCGTCAGTTTCTGAATCTGATAACCCATCTTCATCTGGCTCTATAAATTCCAATTTGTCTAAAACACTGTTTGTGTAACAGTGAACGTCTTTGAGTGGCACTGTTAAACAGCAATGCTTTTCATCTTCTCCTGTGTAAAAAATGTGCTCTTTGACATAAGGACTGAAAGACACTTCGCTGCATGAAACACTTCTACCATTGGCTGAATCTTGAGAGGTACACCGCGGGCGGCACTTTTGTGTGTGCACATAAGTCGAATTATCACTAAAGACGTTCGAAGAAGCGTTAGATACCAAACTTTCTTTGTGACATTTAGCGTTAGGAGCGGAAGGTGTTTCCGACGTTAAATCGACAAAATGAGTTTCCTCAAATGACTGTAAATCTGgcgttttgttaaaataatcataGATATCCTTAAGCAATAAACTATTGTCTTTGTCCAATCTATAGCAAGCATCTTTCGGTAGACCATCGCAGGAATCTCTGAAGACAGCTGCCGTTTTATATTTCAAccaattgtttttgaatgttgcGTCCTGAAAATGCCTGAGAACGTCCGCATAGAAGATTGATAAGTCTTCTTTAGCAAAAACGAGACCAAATACTTCAACATCCTTAACACCCAAGTTTACGGTATCCTTTACCCTTGCAGTATACACGGTTCTATCGACGTTACAACTTAGATTTCTTATAGTGATCTTCAACTCGTTCACACCGATTGTATGAATCACCTTCATGTCAGGGTTGCAGTGTTTTAAGATGTGTTCTTTAACTGCTTCTGTTAGAGGAGATTTTGTCTTCTCAATGATCATTATGATGTACCGGTctaaaagacaaaatattaataagaatAACAAAACTCATATTGATCTCCTGTACTGTGATACCGAACTGATACGCGAAGTTGACTTAATTTAGAAGTACATTTTGTAGAACGATTAATACAATGAAGTAATGAATAATCCTTTTTTACCGATTTTATACTAAGTTTGCCTTAAttatactgtcaaaacatgattataaaacaTGGCTTGACTTATAAGTACTGCGTGTTTCAAATGATGTAGAAACAAGGTTTTCATGGATGAAGAGTGCCAGTCATTCCAgtgttatcaaacttggtcgaaatattttaaacatgtttacaaaccTAACTTCGTCCATTTTTCGGGGTCATATTTACAATTGGAAATCCAGCCGGTTCATACGAACATACTGTTTTTCAGGATGTCCTATTTGGACATTCGACATATGGTCAAGgtacttttttcaaaattaaactgaATGTTAATATCAGTATGAAAATTGTGACTGTACCACAAACATGTGTTGAACCTGCACATTCATTTTTTCCCCCCTCGACGTGAGAAGAAACTGTTCTACGCCTCCGATGACACAACCCTAAAACAGAAAATCAATACcacaattaaattaaatcataattGTTCTTATTTCTCCCCAAAATATCTCCATTAGTACATACtctacataaaaatgtattgatacATGAAACATAATTGTATCCAAACAATACAAGAATTTACAATtcgtatgtatttttttttaaatacctcAGTACCAAAAACAACGTACATGTGACAGCTACTATCGCTACCAGGGCCACTACTGTACACGTACAGACGACAGCAAGAACCGCGCTCATATTGTCTTTCTTATTCCCAACACCAGAACTTGCTGCTGTCCGTGATGTTTCTGgaacagtaaataaaataatatagagCTTAGTGCTGACATGCTACAATAGAGAGCTTAGTGCTGACATGCTACAGTAGAGAGCTTAGTGCTGACATGTTACAATAAAGAGCTTAGTGCTGACATGTTACAATATAGAGCTTAAAGCTGACATGTTGCAATAGAGAGCTTAGTGCTGACATGTTACAATAGAGAGCTTAGTGCTGACATGTTACAATATAGAGCTTAGTGCTGACACGTTGCAATAGAGAGCTTAGTGCTGACATGGTTCAATAGAGAGCTTAGTGCTGACATGTTACAATAAAGAGCTTAGTGTTGACATGTTACAATATAGAGCTCAGTGCTGACATGCTACAATAGAGAGCTTAGTGCTGACATATTACAATGGATAGCTTAGTGCTGACATGCTACAATATAGAGCTTAGTGCTGACATGTTACAATGGAGGGCTTAGAGTTGACATGTTGCAATGGATAGCTTAGTGCTGACATGTTACAATAAAGAGCTTAGTGCGGACATGTTACAATAAAGAGCTTAGTGTTGACATGTTACAATATAGAGCTCAGTGCTGACATGCTACAATAGAGAGCTTAGTGCTGACATGTTACAATGGAGAGCTTAGTGTTGACATGTTACAATATAGAGCTCAGTGCTGACATGCTACAATAGAGAGCTTAGTGCTGACATGTTACAATGGATAGCTTAGTGCTGACATGCTACAATATAGAGCTTAGTGCTG from Mya arenaria isolate MELC-2E11 chromosome 3, ASM2691426v1 harbors:
- the LOC128226763 gene encoding uncharacterized protein LOC128226763; protein product: MPSVLMDSSRTLVLFLMVSLCRGDLCTDSKTKFQSTFPAMKEFSEDGIGVECFSDLKQCTEKSLEARYGTTMKVNDLDAPKPHNFAITPFCNGDKPGINVTWRLPNNAGAKSMKAFIVRIEVPRHEYRCVVVSLKGEVNLSNANSEFLGSFMDLNYNQNFHVSIRSLPSQNGTHSLALVTRTTDCGLPDGTDRWCPPLESFHTEYDYANRTLFLSFQQAEFGNLEFVIFETKVTDYAVSKTLVNTTSVVFHGFEPGNYSFTITGRDPLEDDSSRCLCKNKYGRCSACQMCKDYIAIAAATSRGNDTSTEVSTSQTASASAETSRTAASSGVGNKKDNMSAVLAVVCTCTVVALVAIVAVTWLCHRRRRTVSSHVEGGKNECAGSTHVCDRYIIMIIEKTKSPLTEAVKEHILKHCNPDMKVIHTIGVNELKITIRNLSCNVDRTVYTARVKDTVNLGVKDVEVFGLVFAKEDLSIFYADVLRHFQDATFKNNWLKYKTAAVFRDSCDGLPKDACYRLDKDNSLLLKDIYDYFNKTPDLQSFEETHFVDLTSETPSAPNAKCHKESLVSNASSNVFSDNSTYVHTQKCRPRCTSQDSANGRSVSCSEVSFSPYVKEHIFYTGEDEKHCCLTVPLKDVHCYTNSVLDKLEFIEPDEDGLSDSETDDDPDGWSETDNLIAREDTTETGNSTSNGDWKHFVKKINSIQNRMAELNKRNLFI